The DNA sequence CCCGTCGCGGACGGCGAGGTTGGCGGTCTCGCCGGTCCCCTCGACGACGGCCTCGAGGACCGGTGTCGCCCACGACCGCGTCGCCTGTGCCGCCACCTCACCGATCCGCTGCAACCGGGGGCCGAGCAGATAGTCGCGGCGGGTGTCCCGACGGAGATGACCGGTCTCGGCGAGGGTCCCGCAGAGTCGGTGGACGGTCGCCGCGGCCAATCCGGTATCAGCGCACAGTTCGCCGAGAGTGGCGCGACCGCCTCGGCGGGCCAGCGAGTCGAGCAGGGCGAACGCCCTGTCCACCGACTGGACACGTCCTCGACCAGCGTTCGGTGAGCTCACCGCTGCACCCCGTCCAGGATCTCGAGCGCGGCGTCCAGGGGCGTCCGACCACCGGCAGGTGCCCCGTCGACCGGACGGGTGTCGGTGTCGATCCACCTGATGCGGTGATCACGCCCGAACCAGGACCGCTGCCTGCGGACGTAGCGTCGGGTGCCGATCACCGTCCGCTCGCGGGCGCGGGCCACTCCCCCCTCGTCGATCGCCAGGTCGTCGTCCATCTCGTCGAGTACCTGCGCATACCCGATCGCCCGACGGGCCGTCACGCCCTCGAGCAGTCCGAGTCCGACGAGCCCTCGCACCTCCGCGACCAGCCCGTCATCGAACATCCGGACGGTACGCGCCTCCAGCCGTTCATCCAGTTCTCCGAGCGCGCAGCGGAGGCCGAGCAGGCGTGTGCCCCACCGGGGGTCGCCGATCGTCGGCCTGGAGGCGGAGAACGGCTTCCCGGTCAGTTCGATCACCTCCAGTGCCCGCACCGTCCGGCGGGGATCAGTCGGCAGGATGGACCGCGCGGCCTCGGGGTCCACGCGGCCGAGCTCGGCGTGCAACGCCTGTACCCCGATCTCCTCGAGGCGCCGTTCGTAGGAGGCCCGGACCTGCGGGTCGGTGTCCGGGATGGCCCAGTCGTCGACCAGTGCCTGGATGTACATCATCGACCCCCCGCACAGGATCGGTACGCGCCCGCGTCGCCGGATCTCGGCGACCTCGCGTTCGGCCTCGCGACGGAAATCGGCGACGCTCGCGGTCTGCGTCACGTCGAGCACGTCGAGCCTGTGGTGCGGGATCCCGCGCCGGAGGGACAGCGGCAGCTTCGCGGTGCCGATGTCCATGCCCCGGTACTGCTGCATGGCGTCGCAGTTGATCACCTCCCCGCCCAGCCGCTCCGCCAGATCGAGGGCGAGCTCGGACTTCCCGGTCCCGGTCGGCCCCACCACGGCGACCGGTACTGGGCCGCTCACTCCTGGTCCCCCGCCGCCGCGGAGTCCGAGGACGACAAGGCCCATCGAGCACTGTGGTACCCCACCCCGAAGGGGGCCCACGAGATCGACTCCACGGCCGCCCGGTGCCCCACCAGCCCGGAGAGCTCGAGCCACGCGGGCCTGCTCCACCACCCCACCGCCTGCGCCACCACGTCCCCGGGATCCGGGAGCGGACCGCCGTTCCGTAACCACCCGGTCAGGTCGGCATCGAGGGCGACGCCGCGCGGATCCTCGGGGACGGGCGCGCGGGGGGAGAGCGACGCGGGGCCGTCGGCCACGACGACGACGAGGGTGTTCGCGCTCTGGAGCCGTGGGAGCCGCCCGGCAGCGGTGACTCCGACGAAGGACCGGGGCAGGTCGATCCCGGCCCGGTCGAGCAGCCACCAGGCGATCAGCGCGGCGTCGGGGACCTCCTCGTGATCGGCCTGCGGTGCCCCGGGCCGCCCGACTGGCACCTCCGCGCCCCATCGCACCAGGGACGAACTCACGTCACCGATCGTCCGGCCCGCGGTATCCGTTCCCCGCACCAGAGCGCTGTCGACGCCGGCCCCGGCGGCTCTGAGCATCGCCACCACCGCGTCGACCTGCGCGGCCGACTCCCCTGCCGCTGCCCCTGACAGCTCGGGCACCAGGACCGGTGCTCCGGGTACCACTACGACAGAGGTGCTCACACCGAGAACCTTACTGACCACCACCGGAGCCCGACCTCAGGACTCTGCCGGACTCGCGGAAGATACCCCGGCGCCCGGGCAGAGCTTGGTACACACTAGGGGGATACCGACCCCTCACGGGGCCGGTGAGGCGACGACCGGTGGGATTTTCCGGCGATGGTGCCGTGTCACGCGGCGGGACGAGATGAGGACCAGATGAGCGACCAGTCACCGACCAGCCCCGGTGTGGCGAACCCCGGAGCGTCCGCACCGACCCCCGCGCCGACGCCGGGCCCGCGCCCCGGTGCGCCCTCGCCCGCCGCCCTCGCCCGGAAGGCTGGACCGCGGGCGTCGGCGACCCCGGATACGCGGATCGCCCGGGCGTCGGACCCGTCCGAGTGGGGACGGGTCGACGCCTCCGGCGCGGTGTTCGTCAAGACCTCCGACGGAGAGCGGCAGGTGGGATCCTGGCAGGCCGGCGCTCCGGAAGAGGGCCTGGCACACTTCGGCCTCAGGTACGACGATCTGGTGGCCGAGGTCATGCTCCTCGAGGCCCGTCTCGAGTCTCACCCGCAGGACGCGCGCAAGACGCGCGCGTCCGCCGAAACGCTCGCCGAACAGCTCCCGACCGCGGCCGCGGTGGGCGATCTCGACACCCTCGCGGCCCGGCTGGTGACAGTGATCGAACGGTCCGGCGCCGTCGAGGCCGAGGCGCGCCACCGTAAGGAGGAGGAGCGCGCGACCGCGATCGCACGCAAGGAGGCGCTGGCCGTCGAGGCCGAGGAGATCGGGGAGTCCTCCACCCAGTGGAAGGCCGCCGGCGATCGCCTGCGGGAGATCCTCGACGAGTGGAAGACCATCCGAGGTATCGATCGCAAGACCGACGACGCCCTGTGGAAGCGCTTCTCCAAGGCGCGCGAGGCGTTCAACCGTCGCCGGGGTTCGCACTTCGCGGAACTGGACCGCAATCGGGCATCGGTGAAGCGGGTCAAGGAAGAGCTGGTCGAGCGCGCCGAGGCGATCTCGGGCTCGACCGACTGGAATGACACGGCGACCGCGTTCAGGCGGCTCATGGACGAGTGGAAGGCCGCGGGCCGCGCACCCCGCGAGGCCGATGACGCGCTGTGGAAGCGGTTCAAGGCGGCCCAGGACACGTTCTTCGACGCCCGCCATGCCGCGGCCGCCGAGAGGGACGCCGAGTTCGCCGGCAACGCGGATGCGAAAGAGGCGCTGCTCGCCGACTACGCGGGCCGGATCGATCCCCAGAAGGACCTCACCGCCGCGCGCACGGCCCTGCGGGAACTCCAGACCCGCTGGGAGGAGATCGGCAAGGTCCCGCGGGAGCGGATGGGAGAGCTCGAGGGAAGGATCCGGGCGCTGGAGAGGTCCGTGTCCGATGCGGCGGATGCGGAGTGGCGACGGACCGACCCCGAGGCCAAGGCCCGCGCCGCCCAGTTCTGGGTGCGCGTGGACGATTTCGAAGAGCAGGCGGCGAAGGCCGAAGCCGCGGGCAGGTCGAAGGATGCGGAGAAGGCCCGCGCGCAGGCCACGCAGTGGAGGGAGTGGGCAGAGGCCGCCGAGAACGCTGTCGACACCCGCTGAGCACGACGATCGTCAGTTGAGCCCCGCCTCTGAGGCGGGAGACGTGAGCAGGACCCCCTGAACGGTGGGGCTCCGGTTCACTCGCGGTGGCGCAGCGAGTCCTCGAGCTCTCGTTGCTCCGGCGTCCGCGCCCACAGCACGCCCGCCAGTGTCATCACCAGCAGCAGCACCAGGATGACGCTGACGTACATCCCGATCCCGGGGGCCCCGAAGTCCCGGAAATCCGGGTCGGGTCCTCGCCCGGACTGGCGCAGCCAGATCGCGAGCATCCCGTAGACGGCGGCGACACAACTCGCGCCCCACGCGATCCCCGCCGCCCACCACTTCTGGGTGATGATCATGACCGCGCCGAACAGGATGGCACCGGCCGAATAGATGAGGACGAACACGTGGGACGGCAGCGACGTCTCCTGGGCCCGGGCCGCTTCGGTGAAGAACAACACATCAAGACCGCGCACCCCGTCACTGTGGGGCAACACCAGTGCGGCCGCGAGCAGCACGATCAGGAGAGCCGACGCCAGATAGGCCTTGCCGATCACGAGAGTGTGGCCCAGGACCCGATCTTTCTGACGGAGCTCCGAGTTGACGGTGCCGGACTCCAGAATCCCTTCGATCGGGTCGGGGCGGTCAGCGGTGTTCACGTGGGGCATCCCTTCGGGGTGGTGTCGGGGGTGTCGGCGGCCCTCCGCAGGGTGGGCAGTCCGAGCCCCACCCCGATCGGTGGCGTCTCCGGCTTCTCACCGGCTTCGTGCCTGTCGCCCGCCCTGGTCGTCCGCAGGGTCAGCACTCCGTCATCGGCGAGAAGGTGGTGTGGTGCCGCCGAGGTGACTCGGGTGGTGACCACGTCGCCGGGACGGATCCGCCCGGAGTGCTCCCCCACCGGGGCGAAGTGCACCAGGCGGCCGTCGCGGGCCCGGCCGGTCATCCGAGCGGTCGCGGCGTCCTTTCGCCCCTGGTCCGCCGTGACGAGCAGCTCGACCTCACGACCGACCTGCTTCTCGTTCTCCTCGAGGGTGATCCGCTCCTGGAGCCGGATCAGTCTGTCGTAGCGCTCCTGCACCACGGACTTGGGGATCTGCTCGTCCATCGTCGCCGCCGGCGTCCCCGGTCGCGGTGAGTACTGGAACGTGAAAGCGCTGGTGAAGCGTGCTTTCTCGACGACGTCGAGAGTGGCCTGGAAGTCCTCTTCGGTCTCGCCGGGAAAACCGACGATGATGTCCGTGGTGATGGCCGCGTGCGGCATCGCGGCACGCACCCTGTCCAGGATGCCGAGGAAGCGCTCCGACCTGTACGACCGCCGCATCGCCCGGAGCACACGATCCGAGCCCGATTGCAGGGGCATGTGCAGCTGTGGGCACACGGCGGGGGTGTCGGCCATCGCCTCGATGATGTCGTCGGTGAACTCCGCCGGATGGGGCGAGGTGAACCGGATCCGTTCGATTCCCTCGACCCGACCGGCAGCGCGCAGCAACTTCGCGAAGGCTCCCCTGTCGGACGGCTCGGCAGGGTCGTGGAACGAGCGCCCGTAAGCGTTGACGTTCTGACCCAGCAGGGTGACCTCGAGGACACCCTCGTCCGCCAGCGCCCGCATCTCTGCGAGTACCTCTCCGGGACGCCGGTCCACCTCCTTGCCGCGGAGGGACGGGACGATGCAGAAGGTGCAGGTGTTGTTGCAGCCGACCGACACGGAGACCCAGCCGGCGTAGGCGGACTCGCGAGTCGCGGGGAGGGCTGACGGGAAGTGCTGGAGCGAGTCGGCTATCTCCACCTCGGCTCGTTCGTTGTGGCGCGAACGCTGGAGCAGGGTGGGGAGGTGACCGAGGTTGTGGGTGCCGAAGACGACGTCGACCCACGGTGCCCGCGAGACCACGACGTCCTTGTCCTTCTGCGCGAGGCAGCCCCCGACTGCGATCTGCATCCGCGGGTTGGCGTCCTTCCACGGTCGCAGATGGCCGAGCGTGCCGTAGAGGCGGTTATCGGCGTTCTCACGGACGGCGCAGGTGTTGAACACGACGAGGTCCGGCAGTGCGCCCCGTACGGGATCCGCCTCGCCCTCGAACGGGACGTATCCCGCTTCGTCGAGTACACCCGAGAGCCGCTCCGAGTCGTGGACGTTCATCTGGCATCCGAAGGTCCGCACCTGATAGGTGCGCCCCTCCACACGCTCGACACGCTCGACACCGGCGTCTCCGGCGGTCGTCTGCTGGTCGGTCACGAGAGTATCCACGCAGGCCAGGGTACTCAGGGCGACACCTGGGCCGCCAATTCGGCATCGACCACCGTCATCGCCAACCCCGTCGGATAACCCCGCCGTCCGAGGAACGCCACCAACCTGCGCCGCTCCCCCTGGAGGTCGGCGGCGCGACGGGACCCGGTCGGCCGGCGCGCGAGCCGCGCCCGCACCAGCTCGGCGGCGTGGTCATGCTCGTCGCACTCGTCGATGTGGGAGACCGCCCTGGCGATGTGGGCCTCGGCGACACCCTTCTCGCGGAGCTCCCGCTCGAGGGCGCCGCGCGACCGTCCGCGTCGGCGTCGGCGGCCTCTGACCCATTCCGATGCGAATTCGGCGTCGTCCACCAGGCCCCAGACCCGGACCCTGGCCAGCGCTTCGTCCACGGCGGCCGGCGCGTGGTCCTTACCCAGAAGCCTCTCGCGGAGTTCGTGTTCGCTACGGGGACGGTGGCGCAGGAGTCGGAGGGCCGCAGTCGCGGCGTCGTGGGCCTCGGGCGCCAACGGTGGCAGATCCGAGCTCCCTGACGACCTGGCCTCCACCGCGGCGATCGCCGCGCGTAGCTGCTCCGATGTGATCCGCCGCACCCGCTCGTCGGAATCAGGCTCCCGGACACTCATCAGAACTCGACAGGCACCACGTCGATGGGTGCGTCCTCATCTGCCTCCGCCTCGATCTCCGCGAGCTCCGCACCGGCCCCGATGTTGAGCTTGTCGAGAATCTTCCGCTCGATCTCATCGCGAACCGAGGGGTTCTCCTTCAGATACCGGCGGGCATTCTCTTTGCCCTGCCCCAGTTGGTCGGCACCGTAGGTGAACCAGGAACCCGACTTCTTGACGAACCCGTTCTCCACGCCCATGTCGATCAGCGATCCCTCGCGGCTGATGCCTTCCCCGTAGAGGATGTCGAACTCCGCGATCTTGAACGGCGGGGCGATCTTGTTCTTGACCACCTTGACCTTGGTGCGGTTACCCACCGCATCCGCGCCGTCCTTCAGGGTCTCGATCCTGCGCACGTCCAGGCGGACCGAGGCGTAGAACTTGAGCGCCTTACCGCCGGTGGTGGTCTCGGGCGAGCCGAACATCACCCCGATCTTCTCGCGCAGCTGGTTGATGAAGATGGCGGTGGTGTTGGTGTTGTGCAGCGCACCGGTCATCTTCCGGAGCGCCTGGCTCATCAGGCGGGCCTGGAGTCCCACGTGGCTGTCGCCCATTTCGCCCTCGATCTCCGCCCGCGGCACCAACGCCGCGACGGAGTCGACGACCAGGATGTCGATGGATCCGGACCTGACCAGCATGTCCGCGATCTCGAGCGCCTGTTCGCCGGTGTCCGGCTGGGAGACGATGAGGTTGTCCGTGTCCACACCGAGCTTGCGGGCGTACTCGGGATCCAGTGCGTGCTCCGCGTCGATGAACGCGGCGATACCACCGGCGGCCTGCGCATTGGCCACGGCGTGCAGTGCGACGGTGGTCTTACCCGACGACTCCGGACCGTAGACCTCCACGACGCGCCCGCGGGGGAACCCGCCGACTCCGAGTGCGACGTCGAGCGACAGGGCGCCGGTGGGGATCACCTGGACCGGCGGGCGGGTGTCATCCCCGAGCCTCATGACCGACCCCTTGCCGTAGGCCTTGTCGATCTGGGCGAGCGCCAGCTCCAGTGCCTGCTCCCGATTCGGGGCGACGCCGGTCCGGGTTCCGGACTTGGCGGTGTTCTTGGGGGCCATGATGTTCTCCGTTCGTGCTCGACCACCGGTGTCGTGCCGGATGGTCTGTGTGGTCTGCTCTCTCGCGGACGCTACGGGTCGGGTACGACACGAACGACTCGCGCGAGCCCGGCACCCCTTCACTGTGGAGGGACGGCGCCCTGTGGACGGGCACTCCCGTCATCACGTGCCCCGACTATAGGCGAACGCGTGTTCGAGGGGCAACGACACGCCGCCCGGGTGTCAACGTAACGAGTCGGGAACCTCGAACTCGGCGCACAGGGCCAACCAGACCTGCTTGACCGGGGCGCCGGCGTCGATGGCCTCCTCCGCCGTGCGTCCGTCGAACGCCCCGAGGTGATGGGAACGTACGAGATGATCGGCTCGCAGGTCCCCGAAGGCCTCGACGGTCCGGGCCCTGAACTCCGTCAGAGTCACGTGCCCACCCTTTCACGACGGACGAGGACGGGCCGCCGGCGTCCTCACCGGCGGCCCGTCCTCGCACGATTCACTGCTGTTCGGTCTGCGCCTGCTGCTCCGGCGACGTCGCGGCCTGGGGCTGCCCCTGAGGGAGCTGGGACGCCGAACCGGTGCCCTGCCCGAGTTGGCCACCCTCCGCCTTCATCGACGCGCGGATCTGCTCGAGACGGCTGTGCCCGGCCATCTGCGTCGACGCCTGCTCGACCTCGAGCATCCGGCCCTGAACGGAGTTCTGGGCGAGCTCGGCCGAACCGAGGGCGTTGGCGTACCGCCGCTCGATCTTGTCCCGCACCTGGTCGAGATTCGGGGTGTTTCCTCCGGAGGAAACCTCGGACATCGACTGCAGCGACGCGCTGACCTGCTCCTGCATCTTGGCCTGCTCCAGCTGGCTGAGCAGCTTGGTCCGCTCGGCCACCTTCTGCTGGAGGACCATCGCGTTCTGCTCCACGGCCTTCTTGGCCTGGGCCGCGGCCTGGAGCGACTGGTCGTGCAGACCCTTGAGGTCCTCGACGTTCTGCTCGGCGGTGACGAGCTGGGCGGCGAACGCCTCCGCGGCGTTCTCGTACTCGGTCGCCTTCTGGGCGTCACCGTTCTGGCGGGCCTGCTCGGACATCTGGAGCGCCTGCCGCGTCGAACCCTGCAGCTTCTCGATGTCGGCCAGCTGTCGGTTGAGCTTCATCTCCAGCTGCCGCTGGTTGCCGATCACGGCGGCCGCCTGCTGGGACAGCTGCTGGTGCTGGCGCTGTGCGTCCGAGATCGCCTGCTGGATCTGGACCTTGGGGTCAGCATTCTCGTCGATCTTCGAATCGAACAACGCCATGAGGTAGCGCCATGCCTTGGTGAACGGATTGGCCATCGCTGCGTAGTGTCCTTCTGCCGATTCGGACGACGGGTCGTTACCACGGTACCGAACTACGCCGGGGGGCGACCACCGGGCGTTGCCGGGGCGGGATTCAGGCCGCGAGGACCGGTTCCCGCGGTGACACGGTCCCCGGGGCCGGGACGGTGCCCGGGGGCGAGACCTGGACGGCGGCCCTGATCAGGATCTCCCCGAGGGACACGTCGAGAGCGCCCGAGATCGACGCGAGGAGCTCACTCGAGGCCTCCTTGCGTCCGCGCTCGATCTCGGAGAGGTACCCGGGACTCACCCGGGCCGCGTCCGCGACGTCCCTCAGGGTCCGTCCCGTCTCGCCCCTCAGTCCGCGGAGCACCGTCCCGAGGGTCTCCCGGAGCAACGGGGGGCCGCTCCGGTGGTCCGGGTGGGGCAGCGTGGTCATCTGGATGTTCGGCATCACGGGGTACAACGCCTCATGCGCCCGATTCGTTCCCGCGGTAGCCGACGATCCCCACCAGCCGGTCGAGGGCCGCGTCGCAAGCAGCCCGGCGGATCGCGTCGCGGCCGCCACGTAGTTCCAGCTCCGTCGACCACGGAGCGAGTCCCGGTGCACAGAACCCCAGGTAGACGGTCCCTACCGGATGCCCCTCCTGCCGGTCGGGTCCCGCCACGCCGGTCAACCCCACCCCGACGTCGGCCCCGCACCGGCGGGCCGCGCCCGCGGCGAGGGCGCGAGCCGTCTCACCTGAGACGGCCCCGTGCCTCCGGAGCACGTCTTCCGGAACCCCGGCGAGGTCGTGTTTGAGGTCGGTGGCGTAGACCACGAGGCCGCCCCTCAGGACCGCGCTCGCCCCCGGGACACCGGCCACGGTGGCCGCGAGCAACCCCGCGGTCAGCGACTCCGCGGTCGCCAGCGTCCATCCCCGCCCGGCGAGAGC is a window from the Dietzia sp. JS16-p6b genome containing:
- the miaA gene encoding tRNA (adenosine(37)-N6)-dimethylallyltransferase MiaA: MGLVVLGLRGGGGPGVSGPVPVAVVGPTGTGKSELALDLAERLGGEVINCDAMQQYRGMDIGTAKLPLSLRRGIPHHRLDVLDVTQTASVADFRREAEREVAEIRRRGRVPILCGGSMMYIQALVDDWAIPDTDPQVRASYERRLEEIGVQALHAELGRVDPEAARSILPTDPRRTVRALEVIELTGKPFSASRPTIGDPRWGTRLLGLRCALGELDERLEARTVRMFDDGLVAEVRGLVGLGLLEGVTARRAIGYAQVLDEMDDDLAIDEGGVARARERTVIGTRRYVRRQRSWFGRDHRIRWIDTDTRPVDGAPAGGRTPLDAALEILDGVQR
- a CDS encoding DUF349 domain-containing protein — translated: MSDQSPTSPGVANPGASAPTPAPTPGPRPGAPSPAALARKAGPRASATPDTRIARASDPSEWGRVDASGAVFVKTSDGERQVGSWQAGAPEEGLAHFGLRYDDLVAEVMLLEARLESHPQDARKTRASAETLAEQLPTAAAVGDLDTLAARLVTVIERSGAVEAEARHRKEEERATAIARKEALAVEAEEIGESSTQWKAAGDRLREILDEWKTIRGIDRKTDDALWKRFSKAREAFNRRRGSHFAELDRNRASVKRVKEELVERAEAISGSTDWNDTATAFRRLMDEWKAAGRAPREADDALWKRFKAAQDTFFDARHAAAAERDAEFAGNADAKEALLADYAGRIDPQKDLTAARTALRELQTRWEEIGKVPRERMGELEGRIRALERSVSDAADAEWRRTDPEAKARAAQFWVRVDDFEEQAAKAEAAGRSKDAEKARAQATQWREWAEAAENAVDTR
- the miaB gene encoding tRNA (N6-isopentenyl adenosine(37)-C2)-methylthiotransferase MiaB, translating into MDTLVTDQQTTAGDAGVERVERVEGRTYQVRTFGCQMNVHDSERLSGVLDEAGYVPFEGEADPVRGALPDLVVFNTCAVRENADNRLYGTLGHLRPWKDANPRMQIAVGGCLAQKDKDVVVSRAPWVDVVFGTHNLGHLPTLLQRSRHNERAEVEIADSLQHFPSALPATRESAYAGWVSVSVGCNNTCTFCIVPSLRGKEVDRRPGEVLAEMRALADEGVLEVTLLGQNVNAYGRSFHDPAEPSDRGAFAKLLRAAGRVEGIERIRFTSPHPAEFTDDIIEAMADTPAVCPQLHMPLQSGSDRVLRAMRRSYRSERFLGILDRVRAAMPHAAITTDIIVGFPGETEEDFQATLDVVEKARFTSAFTFQYSPRPGTPAATMDEQIPKSVVQERYDRLIRLQERITLEENEKQVGREVELLVTADQGRKDAATARMTGRARDGRLVHFAPVGEHSGRIRPGDVVTTRVTSAAPHHLLADDGVLTLRTTRAGDRHEAGEKPETPPIGVGLGLPTLRRAADTPDTTPKGCPT
- a CDS encoding regulatory protein RecX, with the protein product MSVREPDSDERVRRITSEQLRAAIAAVEARSSGSSDLPPLAPEAHDAATAALRLLRHRPRSEHELRERLLGKDHAPAAVDEALARVRVWGLVDDAEFASEWVRGRRRRRGRSRGALERELREKGVAEAHIARAVSHIDECDEHDHAAELVRARLARRPTGSRRAADLQGERRRLVAFLGRRGYPTGLAMTVVDAELAAQVSP
- the recA gene encoding recombinase RecA, which gives rise to MAPKNTAKSGTRTGVAPNREQALELALAQIDKAYGKGSVMRLGDDTRPPVQVIPTGALSLDVALGVGGFPRGRVVEVYGPESSGKTTVALHAVANAQAAGGIAAFIDAEHALDPEYARKLGVDTDNLIVSQPDTGEQALEIADMLVRSGSIDILVVDSVAALVPRAEIEGEMGDSHVGLQARLMSQALRKMTGALHNTNTTAIFINQLREKIGVMFGSPETTTGGKALKFYASVRLDVRRIETLKDGADAVGNRTKVKVVKNKIAPPFKIAEFDILYGEGISREGSLIDMGVENGFVKKSGSWFTYGADQLGQGKENARRYLKENPSVRDEIERKILDKLNIGAGAELAEIEAEADEDAPIDVVPVEF
- a CDS encoding DUF3046 domain-containing protein, whose product is MTLTEFRARTVEAFGDLRADHLVRSHHLGAFDGRTAEEAIDAGAPVKQVWLALCAEFEVPDSLR
- a CDS encoding PspA/IM30 family protein, with amino-acid sequence MANPFTKAWRYLMALFDSKIDENADPKVQIQQAISDAQRQHQQLSQQAAAVIGNQRQLEMKLNRQLADIEKLQGSTRQALQMSEQARQNGDAQKATEYENAAEAFAAQLVTAEQNVEDLKGLHDQSLQAAAQAKKAVEQNAMVLQQKVAERTKLLSQLEQAKMQEQVSASLQSMSEVSSGGNTPNLDQVRDKIERRYANALGSAELAQNSVQGRMLEVEQASTQMAGHSRLEQIRASMKAEGGQLGQGTGSASQLPQGQPQAATSPEQQAQTEQQ
- a CDS encoding helix-turn-helix domain-containing protein, whose translation is MPNIQMTTLPHPDHRSGPPLLRETLGTVLRGLRGETGRTLRDVADAARVSPGYLSEIERGRKEASSELLASISGALDVSLGEILIRAAVQVSPPGTVPAPGTVSPREPVLAA
- a CDS encoding CinA family protein — encoded protein: MSDTTSPVRPGAGPDPSAAAAVTALAGRGWTLATAESLTAGLLAATVAGVPGASAVLRGGLVVYATDLKHDLAGVPEDVLRRHGAVSGETARALAAGAARRCGADVGVGLTGVAGPDRQEGHPVGTVYLGFCAPGLAPWSTELELRGGRDAIRRAACDAALDRLVGIVGYRGNESGA